TCGATCCGAAGTGGAAAACGCGGCGGAACTTGTCGGCTATTTCGCCGAGGAAGCGCTGCGCCTTTCCGGTGAAATCCCCTGTCTGAACGTCCCGAAGGAACAGGTCCTCATCCTGCGGGAGCCGGTTGGTGTGGTGGCAGCCGTCACTCCGTTCAATTACCCGTTGAGCACCCTGGCATGCAAGATCGCTCCGGCCCTGGGGGTGGGTTGTACGGTGGTGGCCAAACCCGACGAACACACCCCGCTCGCCACGTTGAAAGTCGCCCAACTGGCTTCCGAAGCGGGCTTTCCCCCGGGAGCCTTCAACGTGGTCACCGGTTTCGGCCTCCAGACGGGAAGACTCCTTGTGAGTCACCCCGTGCCACGCCTCGTGGCGTTTACGGGAAGCAGCGAAGTGGGAAAGGAAATCCAGAAAAACGGTGCCGACCACGTCAAACGTCTCATTCTGGAACTCGGCGGTCATTGCCCCGCCATCTTGTGCGCCGATGCTCCCTGGCGAAGCGTCGTGCCTCAGATGATTTCCCAGGCATTCAAGAACAGCGGGCAATACTGCTATCGCATCAGCCGGATCTACGTGGACCGCAGGATCGCCGCCGAGTTCACGGAAGCGTTCGTGAAAGCCGCATCCGCCCTGAAGGTGGGACCTCCCGGCGACCCGGCCACCCAGCTGGGCCCCCTCAACAATCCGGACGTCCTGGAGACGGTACGCCGCCAGGTCGAGGCCGCCGTGGGTTCGGGAGCCACCATCCTGCTGGGCGGAAGGCGGCTTGAGACCCGGTCAGCCGGCTATTACTTTCCCCCTACGGTCCTCACCGGAACCCATCCCGGAATGGAGGTTATGCAGGAAGAGGTCTTCGGGCCCGTGGTCGTCATCGAACCCTTCGACGATCTGCAAGAAGCCATCCGCATGGCCAACGCCACCCCTTACGGGCTCGCCGCCTACCTTTTCACCGCTGACTTGGGCAAAGCGCTGGAACGGGCCGGCGAACTCGAAGTGGGAAGCCTCTGGATCAACCGCATTCATCAGGCGCTGCCCTTCGCGCCTTTTGGAGGCGTCAAAGAAAGCGGCCTGGGGCGCGAAAAATCCCGCTTCGGCGTGCAAGAATACACGGAGCTGAAAACGATCTACCTGTCCTATTGACCGGCGGGCCGTTTGAACACCCCGGTTGGACGGATCCTCACGTGAAAGGTGCGCGAGAAGGACATCCGCCTGAACACGGCGTCCCCACAGCTCAAACACCCGAAAGGAGCGGCATTGTCATGATCCCCATCGTCTGCATTGTGGGTGCTTCCGATTCCGGAAAGACCACCCTCCTGGAACGACTCATCCCGGAATTGACCCGCCGGGGGTACCGGATCGGTACCGTGAAGCACGATGTCCACGGCTTTCAAATGGACCAGGAAGGAAAGGACACTTGGCGGCACAGCCGCGCCGGCGCCCAGACCATCGCGATCGCTTCGCCCCGTGGAGTGGCCTCCATCCGAAAGACTTCGGACGAGCTGCCCCTGGAAGAAGTCGTCGCCCGTTATTTCTGGGAAGAAGACCTGGTGCTGGCGGAAGGGTTCAAGCGCAGCCGGTTTCCAAAGATCGAGGTGTTCCGGTCGGAGGTGGAACCGTCACCTCTCTGCGGCCCCGGCGACAACCGGATCGCCCTGGTCGGCGACGAAACGCAGGGGCTGGAGATCCCCCGCTTTTCCTTCGACCAGATCCGTGAACTGGCCGATTTCATCGAAGAACGCTACCTGAAGGACCGAAAGTCACACCCGGTGTTGGTTCAAATCGACGGCAAGCGGCTGCCCATGAACGCTTTTGTTCAGGACTTCTTCGTGGGATGCATCCTGGGCATGCTTTCGCGGCTTCGGGGTTGGCGGAAGCCCCGAAGCCTCCTGATTCACATTCGTCTGGGGGAAGACCCATGATCTCGGGAGCCGTTCTCGCCGGGGGGCAAAGCCGGAGGTTCGGCCGCAACAAGTGCCTGGAGACCTTCCGCGGAAAACGACTGATCGATCGGGCGGTGGAATCGCTCGCCGAATCAGCGTCGCTTGTCCTGCTGGTGGCCAACGAACTGGAACCCTACCTGAACGTGGACGCCAGGCTTGTAAGAGACGTGATCCCCCGGCAGGGCCCCCTGGGAGGCATCTACACGGCGCTTCTTTTTTCGCCCTATCCAAGGGTTTTCGTGAAGGCCGCCGACATGCCTTTCCTCGAACCCCGCCTGGCTCGCAGACTGCTCACGATCGACGAGAAGGCGGATGTGGTGGTTCCCGTGCTGGAGGGTGAATACGAACCGCTCCTTGCCGTCTATCACGCGCGCTGCATCCCGCTGATCGCCCGCACGCTGGAAGAGGGGGAGCGAAGGATCGTCGGTTTTTATCGAAGGGCCCGAGTCAAACGCATCGAGGAAGAAGCCTGGCGTCCTTTCGACCCCGACGGCCGGAGCTTCTGGAACGTCAACACGGCGGAAGACTTGGAAAGGATTCTCGCTTTCGAACCGTAAAGATCTTGGTAGCGTTCTAAAGCGGCGGCCTTAAGCAAAAAGGTTAACGAAAGTCAAAAAATCCACATCTCCCCCTCCCCTTAATCCCCTCCCACAAGGGGAGGGGAAATAGAATTCCCCTCGTTCCCAAGCTCCGGCTTGGAAACGGCAGCTCCGGCTTGGAAACGGCAGCTCCGGCTTGGGAACGGCAGCTCCGGCTTGGAAACGGCAGCTCCGGCTTGGGAACGGCCTCATGGGAATCGAAGCTGGAGCTTCTGGACAGTTGTGTTCCCAAGCTGGAGCTTGGGAACAAGGTGGAAAGCCCGGCGGTCGATCGAAAGGCAAGGAAACCATGGCTGAAAAACCCATCGGCCTGGAAGAAGCCAGGGAACGGACTCGTCGGCTGGCGACTCCCAAACCCGCGGAAACCATCTCGCTCAGCGAAGCCCTGGGTCGGGTCCTCGCCGAGGATGTGAAGGCTCCCCGAGATTTTCCGCCGGAAGCCCGATCCCGCAGGGACGGTTTCGCGGTCAGAAGCGGGGACACCCTCGGCGCCACGCGCGAACGCCCGGTCCTCCTGGAACGGCTGCCGGGACTCCTGGCGGCGGGCCACTTCCCGTCCATCGCTTTGAAGGCTCATCAATGCGCCCGGGTGGTTACGGGAGCCCCTCTTCCGGACGGAGCCGATGCGGTCATTGCCCAGGAACACGTGAAGGCCCAAGGATCCTGGATCGTGGTGTCCGAACCGTTCGCCCCGGGGAGCCACGTGATCCCGGCGGGCGAAGAAGCCCGGACCCACCGGACGGTACTCCACCGGGGCACCTGTCTCAATCCCACAGCCCTGGCCATCCTCGTGAACCTTGGGGTCGGGAAGACCACGGTCTTCGGGAAGCCTTCTGCTGCCCTTCTGGCCACAGGCGACGAGGTGGCAGAACCGGAGGAAAAGGCTCCGGGGCCAGGGGTCTTCGCCAGCGGGCGGTATATTTTGAGTCTGCTGGTTCGTCTTTGGGGAGGGAATGCCGATTCTCTGGGAATCGCCCGAGACGATCCCGACGAGATCGCCCGCCGCCTGGATGATGCCCGCGCGGACCTGGTGGTCACCACCGGGGGCACCGGACACGGTGAGCGGGATCTGATAGCCCAGGTCTGGAATTCGCTGGGAATAGCGCCCGTTTTCCAGCGCATCCGGGCGACCCCGGGACATCGGACCGCCCTGGGTTGCCGAGGATCGCAGATCTTTCTGGCCCTTTCCGGAAACCCCTGGGCGGCCCGAGTGATCTTTCAGGAGCTGGCCGCGCCCCTTCTGGCCGCATGGCAGGGAATCCAGGCGCTGGAACGGTTTGAGGTGCCGGCGGTGATCACCGAAGGGGTGACCAAGCGGAGAGGGGAAACACGAGCGATCCCAGGAGTTTGTGATTTTTCCACGGCGCCCCCCCGTTTCCACCCATCGCGCTCCGCGCCGGGCGAGTACCTGGAATCCATCGGCTTTGCCAACGCTTACGTTCTCCTGGAAGAAGGCGTCGATCACCTCCCGGACGGCGGTACCGTGACCGTGCGCTTCTTCGATCTCCCCCTGTGGGTGGAAACCCGCCTCAAAGCCTCGAACCCTTGAATCGCCTCAATCGGAAGCGCCCGTGCGGCTTCCTCTGTTCAACCGCTCGCATTGCAGGTATAAAGGGCCAAAAGTCGACCACCTGCTGGAGATGATATGCGATGTTGAAAGGAACCTCCCTGGAAACGGAATACTATCGGTTTCTCGAGCGCCACTTCGTGCCCTCCCTGGTAAGACTCAAGCTCAGGCCGAATCATATCTCCTTCATCGGCCTCCTGGTCAGTGTCCTGGCGGGTGTGATGTTCGCCTTCCAGCCCTTCTGGGGCGGCATCTTCACCCTGCTCACGGGCCTTGTGGACACACTGGACGGGTGCCTGGCACGAGCTCTCGGACAGGCCAAAAAATACGGTGCCTTTCTCGATTCGGTCCTGGACCGCTACACCGAACTCATCATCTACCTGGGAATCTGGTTCTATTTCTACCGGAAGGGCGGGGTCAGCCCGTTTCTCTCGCTCTTGATCCTTCTGATCCTTTTCGGATCGCTGATGGTGAGCTACACGAGGGCTCGGGCGGAAGGGTTGGGAGAACGTTGCCTTGTTGGGTTTCTTCAACGCGGAGAGCGCATCATACTGCTGGGCCTCGCCGGCATGGCAAATCCCCTGGTGAATCAGGTCCTCCAGCCCCTGGGGCCTCTGGCCATTCCGGATGCCGCGCTGCTGGCCGCCCTCGTCTTCTTGGCGGTGGGGACCAACCTGACCGCTCTGTGGCGTTTCTGGCATGTACTGAAAAATCTTCGACAGTAGGCGGCGAAGACCCTGAACGCTTGAGACTTCCACGGCGGGGGACCCGGAACATTTTCACGCGAAACGCGTCGGGAAGCCCCAGAGGGGAACACGGGCCGTAAAGCGCGGCCGGGTAAACGGCCGGTGGGTCGAAAACCGGAAGAACGGCCATGAAAGAGGGCGCGGTCCCCTTGTCAGACGGCCGAGGTGGAGATCTTTTTCAGCACCACCCGATCGTCCTCCCTGTAAATTTCAAAGGCGTCTCCCGCCGAAAAACCCAACTGATCGATGAGCAGAGACTTGTTCAGCGTGATGCTCCCGCTCTGCCCAATGGTTCTGAGGTTCGGCGTCTTGATCACCACCGAAGGCTCCTGCGGAACCGGCCTTCCTCGACGGCGCACGACCGGCCGCTGAGACGGCGCCGGCCGTCTGGCCTGACCATGAACCACCTCAGGTTCCACCCGCGCGGATTCCACCTCCACCTGCGGCGTCTCCTTGGCATGCAGCCCGTTCTCCCGGCTGAAGCCCACCTGAGGAATTTCGCCCAGCTCCATGAGCCCTCTCAGGTACAGATCCTGCACTTCACTCTTGAACTTGATCCCGAACAGCTTCTGCACCGCTTCGAGAGACCTTCCGTTTCGGATTTCGTTGACCACGAGTTTCGGGTCGATGTTCTTGTATTCTACCTGCATTCCAACTTTTCCTTTCGATTTGACACGACACTCATTCCTTACCGATTCGCTGTCTGAAACCACTGCAGGACATCCGTTTCATTGTGCCGGCATAGGCAAATGAATACACGCAGCCGGAAGCGAACCGGAACCGCCACCCAGCCTGGCGACGCTCGCGGGGGTTCCCCGGCTCGAGCCCGGCAGACCCTATCAGTCATGTGCAGGATTGAGCCGTTTTCTACCTGTCTGAGAAGAAGGTCGGACGGTTGCCGGAAGGTCTGAGCATCCTTCCACGGGCGGATTCACACCCACAAATGTTTTCTCGCTTAGAGCTTGTCCAAAAACAAGCTCATGAAAATCGGGCCATGAGGTTCCTTGTTCCTGTAGGAGCGGCCTTTACGTGGATTGCGGATTTTTTCTTGTTCCCAAGCCAGAGCTTGGGAACGAGGGGAATGCCCGCTCCTACAGCGATGCAAATCGCCGGCAAGAATCGGCCAGGCGTTCTGTTATCGGTTGTAGGGACACACCGCCGCTCCGCCCCTACGCGCCCGCGACCCGTAAATCCGGCAACGCCGCGCTGACCCTGATCGCCGGCAAGCCGGCTCCTACAGGGGATGAGTGGACCGCCGGCTCCTACAGGGGATGAGCGGCACGCCGGCTCCTACAGCATAAGCGCTCCTTAAGTGCCGTTTGCGAACCGCCCCTACGCGAAAAAACGGACACTCAGTCTTCAGAAGGGCGAAGGGTATTCTCAGACAGCCTCTTACGGAACGGCCGACCGGCCATAGTTTCTACCGACAGAGATTGAAGCACCCCGGGGACGCCGAGCCTTCTTTAGAGATTCGGACCGGAACTGTCAAGAATTTTGCGCCTCGTCCTCCGCAGATTCATCCGCCGCCCCGCCGGATCTGAAACGGTTGTGGAAGCCGTCATATGGGCGGGCGCCGCTGCGCAAGGGCCGGTCCAGTTCACCCGCCGTATAAAGTCAACCGGGTACCAAGGCAGCGGTTCGGACCGGTCACCCGCGCTTCACCTTCTAAAACCCAGTTTTTCTCTCAGCCGGTCCGACACCCCCCGGGTCAGTTCCACGACCCGCTCGGCTTCTCGTTCGTTCAAGGTGCCGCAACCGCAACTCGGCGTAAAAAGCGACCGCGAAAAGATTCTTTCCATCGGAAGCTCCGGCCCGGTCAATGTGGTCACTTCCTGCAGCCACCGGTCGCACAACGAATCCACCGTCTCGCTGTCAATCCATTCGGGGTTTCCCGTAGGCACAATCCCCCATGCCACAGTCCCCCCACCTTCCAGGAAAGCCGCCAGCTCCTTTCGGTAGAGCGCGAAGCGATCGAAGTATTGGTAAGCATCGAAGTTAATGATGTCCACGGGTGATCGAAAGGCGAGCAGCCAGTCCGTATTGGCACACACGTGGATGCCGGCCAGCCCTTCGGCGTCATGAACAGCGTCCATCACCTCCCGCAGCAGCTGCGCCACCTGCTCCTCGGTAACCGTGATGAACGCGGAAGATCCAAACCCCGCCAAAGCCGGCTCATCCAGGAAAAGGATCACGGGGCGGCCGAAGCTCTTCATGCGATTGACTTGCCACCGGGCTTTCATCGCCAGGTGTTTCACCACCACGTCCTGCAGCCGCTCATCGAAGAGCAGCGCCCTCTGGTCCTGGTCCTTCAAGCCGCTCAAGAGCGTGAACGGTCCGACCACCTGCCCCTTGACGGCGCGATACGGAAGGTCCAGCCTCTCCAGCGCCTGAAGAAACGCGAAGAAGGTCCGGCCCGTCTCTTCTCCGAACCCGAAACGGGAATCCATCAGGAAGACATCGTCTTCCGAAGCGGCCAGGTAGTCTTCATAAAAGCGGTACAGTTCTTCTTCGAAGGCGGCCCCTTGCGTTTCGACCCAAATCTGCCCGCTCTCTTTCCGCAACCCCGGCAATCCTTCCAGGAACTGAACCATCATCTGTTCGGCTTCATATTTAACCAGTTGAGGCCATACGGGGATTTCCGGAACTTTCTCAAGGATGAAGTCGATCGCCCGTACCCGGTCCTTGTGCGGCATGCTGCCCACAAGGGTTGCCGCACCGGATGCCTTCCATTCTCCCATTGCAAATCCTTTCAATGAAAAGTAAAATTTTAGAATTCTAAAGGAAGTTCTTCGGGGTGAGCGAATCGGTCCGGCGTGGAGTCCGAAGCGCTGATGCCCTTTTTGCCTAACACAGGCGGATCGCAAGGGTCAAATCTTTAGTCGCGAGGGAAAGCGCATGGCGCTGAAGCCTTCGGAAGACCAGAGATCTGGGATGCAAGGCAACCGCCGTGCCGGCCTGGCGGCGGTCGTTGTACTGCTTGTGGTCCTGGCGGGAGGATACTGGTTCTGGAGCCAGAACACGCCCATGGCTCCCCCTGGCGAGGCGGTCACTTCAACGCATCCACCCGCCGACCCCCAGAACACCCTCGCGAAGGGCCGCCACGGCGAAGCTCAGGCCCCTCCAACGCCAGGATCATCCCGTGACGGCCGCAGAGCGGCTTCCCCCCCTTCGGGGGATCGGATCGTCAAGCCCATCGAGACGTCTGAGGTGCCGCCGCCTCTGCCGCTGCCCAAGGTTTCCCGGGAATCCGGCCAGGAGGAACGTAAATCCGCCTACGGCCTCAAGGAAAGCGTGGATCATATTGTTTCTGAAGAAGAGTCTTTCCCGGTTCACGGCAGCCAGTGGAGCATCGCGGACATCCGCGAAAAACTGGCGCAAAAGGATCGCGAATCCGAGGAACAAGGCGTTTACCCCGTGCTCCCGAGCGTCGTAGAAAAAGACATCCCCTCAATACTGAGAAAGCGGATCCCGGGCGCCGCAGGAGCCAACGAGGCCTTCCCGGGCTTTTACGGTGTGAAGGTGGTCCGCCCGGGGGAAAACCTCTGGAATATTCACTATAATATTTTGCGCGAATATTTCGCCCGCCGCGGCGTGAATCTCCCGCGCCACGCCGATGAACCCCAGGCCGACGGCCGGAGCAGCAGCGTCGGGCGGATTCTCAAATTCCTGGAAAGCGCGGTGCAGGTCTACAGTATCCCGGAAAATCGCCTGGTCCGGGACCTGGACCGGATCCATCCCGACGACCTGATCGTTTTCTTCAATATCTCCGACGTCTTTTCGGTCCTCGACAATCTCCAGCCCGAGGAACTCCGATGGATTCGCTACATAGCCGGAAGGCTTCAACTGGAACGACCGGAAGGCTCCCGGGAACTCATCACCCGGAAGGACCTGCTCCCGCGGAACGAACCTCCGATCCCCGAAAGTCGGATCCACGTTGAGGAACACCGCTAGTGCGATCGGCTTGAACCCGCTGGAGCACCATCCATGAACCGGCCTTGAATCGCCCATTCCGGATGCCAGTCGTACAAGTTCTCGTTTCCTTTCGTTTTCACTTGGCATAAAAAAGGCCTGGAGACTCAATCAGGCCTTTTTCATTTGGCTTCCGGCCGGCGCAAGGAGGATGCACATGGCCAACGACCTCAAAAAGATCTACCGGACTGTGATGGAAGACCATTTCCCGGAAACCCTTCGCATCGCATTCGGTGAACAGGTACTGGTTTACCGCAAACGCACCTGGAAAATCCCTGACGACAAAACGGGCGAGGTCATCGAAAAGGGCCTCCGTTACGGCGAAAATCCGGGACAGGAAGCCGCTCTTTACGAACTGGTCGGGGGCCACCTCACCCTCGGCGACTGCCGTTTCATCGACCCGGGAAACGGGCTGACCAGCGCCATCACGGAAGACGACATGATCCAGGCGGGAAAGCACCCGGGCAAGACGAACCTCACCGACCTGGACAACGGCTTATACATTATGAAGTTTTTGATGGCGAAGCCCGCCGCCGTGATCCTTAAGCACAACAACCCCTGCGGCGCCGCCCACGGCGAGACCCTTTCCGAAGCCTACCATCGAGCCAACCGGGCCGACCGCATCGCCGCCTTCGGCGGATGCCTGGTGCTGAACCGTTCCATGGACAGGGAAACCGCTTCGCTGGTCGCCGAAAACTACCTGGAGGTGGTGGCCGCACCGGAGTTCGAGGAAGGAACCCTGGACATCCTGAAGCGCCGTGCGAACCTGAGGATCATCCGCGTGTCCCGCATCGACCGGCTGGCCGACTACATGCCCCTTCGTTTCGTCGAGTTCAAGTCGCTCATGGACGGAGGGCTCATCGTCCAGCAGTCAGCCGTCAACAGGGTGAAAAACGCCCAGGATCTGACCCTCGCCGAAACCGTCCACCAGGGAAGGACCTACCGGATCGAGCGCGCGCCGACCGGACGGGAGATGCAGGACTTGCTGTTCGGCTGGTTCGTGGAACAGGGCGTGACCTCCAATTCGGTGCTTTTCGTGAAAGATGAATGCACGGCGGCCATCGGGACCGGCGAACAGGACCGCGTCGGGGTCGCCGAAATCGCGGTTTTCAAGGCCTACAAGAAGTATGCGGATGCCCTCTGCTTCGAGCGGCACGGCCTTTCTTACAACGAACTGGAACTGGCGGTGGAACGGGGGGAACGCCCCAGGGAAGAAAAAGAAGCCATCGACCATGAAACCGCCGAAGCCAAAGGCGGTTTGAACGGTTCGGTCATGGTGTCGGACGCCTTCTTTCCGTTTCGCGACGGTGTGGACGTGGGAATCCGTCAGGGGATCACGGCGGTGGTGCAACCCGGAGGGTCTCTGCGCGATTGGGAAGTCATCACGGCCTGCAATGAAGCCGGAGTCACCATGGTGTTCACCGGCCAGCGGGCCTTCAAACATTGATGAGTCTGCCCCGCTGAGGCCGATTACCCATTCATGAGGAGAAGTCCCCGGTCCAGGGCGGAATGAGGTTCTGGGCAATGCCGAACTGGTCCAGGACGCGGGCGACCACGAAATCCACCAGTTCGTCCACGGTGTGCGGCCGGTGGTAAAAACCGGGCATGGCGGGGAGCACGATGCCCCCCGCATCCGTCACAGCCAGCATGTTCTCGAGATGGATCCTGTGGAGGGGGGTTTCCCTCGGCACCACCACCAGGCGCCGTCGTTCCTTGAGGCACACATCGGCGGCACGGTGGAGCAGGTTTCCCGAAATGCCGTGGGCCACCGCTGCAAGCGTTCCCATGGTGCAGGGAACGATCACCATGCCCCTGGCGGGAAAGGATCCGCTGGCGACGGGAGCCGCCAGATCCCGCTCGTCGTGAAGCACCGCCTGGTCGGGAAGGTCCTCTTCGAGCGGGCGGCCGATTTCCAGGCTGTAAACCTGTCTGGCTGCAGCCGACGCCACCACGTGAAGCGGCACGTCTTCCGCGGCCAGCACATGCAGCAGCCGACGGGCGTAGGGAGCCCCGCTGGCCCCGGTGATTCCGACAATGAGAGCTCGCGTGTCCTGCGGATTCATGCCTCGCGCCCCGCCGGATCCTCGATCTCTGAAAACCCCGCCAACGCCTGATCCACCGTCAACCCGTCGTGGACCAGGCCGACCACGACGCGCAGAAATCGCTCCGGGGTATCATGCTGAAAAAGGACTTGCCGCTCATGGGATCCCTCCCTCCTGGTTCGATCTCAGCGCCAACTTCCCGCATCCGCGCTCTCAAGCTTCCCGGCAGAGCGGCCGGCTGAGTTCGATTTCGGGAACCGCCGGAATCTCTCCGAGCTCCGCCAGGTGTTCGAAGAAGTGACGCAAGCCCTCCCGTTCATCCGGCCCGAAGTCATAGTGCAGATGCCCGTAATAGGACCGAAGTTCGTCGAAATCGAGAATTTCCTGGTTTTTCGCCGCCTGGCAGACCAGCTCCAGATGGTCCAATCCCCAGGCCTTGGCCCGCCGCAGGCAGGCCGCCGCCTCCTCCAGCACCGTAGGGGTATGTTCGAAAAGGCGCCGCTGCGCCACCCAGAGCGCGAACACGAAAGGCCGTCCCGTCCATTGGGTCCACACCGATCCCAGATCCCAGGTATGCGGGTAGTCGGTCCGATGCGCCCACATCAAAGCCTCGTCGCCGATGGCAAGGAACGCTTCGGGGCGCTCGCCGTTTTGAAGCGCCTGCGACAAAGCCACGGTCTTCAGATGCACCTCCCGGAATCCCAGCAAGCGCCGGAACAACACCTTCAAGAGACGGATCGATGTACCGGACTGATTGGTCACGTGGACGGCCGCGCCCTCGAGCGCCTCGACGGGCCGCCGGCTCAACAGGAGTACGCTTTGGACGGGTCCGCGGCAGCTGATGGAAAGGTCCGGCAGCACCAGGTAACGCTCAGGGTGCCTCGCAACTTCCACCGACGAAACCACGCTGAGATCCAGGGACCCTTCCGCCATCAGCCGGTTCAGCGCGGCCGGCGGCCCGCTCACCAGATCGAAGGCATGCCGGACGAACCCGGCTTCCAGCGGATAGTAGATCGGCAAGACGTTCAGGAAGCCGATCCTTCCGAGCCGCATCCTTCTGCTGAACCCACAATCCATTGGCATCGTCCTTCCTGTCCTTCGCGAATGACCGCTTCCACAACTTCCCGGGGCGAGATCGCCGGTGGGAGAGGGATCGCCGTAAATTCGGCCCGTTTCCCGGATTCCAGGCTTCCCCTCGATGCCTGGACACCCAGCACACCGGCTCCACCGACCGTCGCCATTTGCAGCACGACGGCGGGATCCATTTCCGGCCAGTGATCCAACACGAAAGCGGCTTCGCGGAAAAGATTCAAATCCGTGTTGCTTGCCAGACTGTCGGTACCGAGCGCCGTCGGGACTCCGGCTTCGATGAATCGGGCGATGTTGGGACGCCCCACCCCCATGTGGTGGTTGCTCCGGGGACAGAAACACACCGCCGCACCGCGTCGCCGGATCCTTTCCGTATCTTCCGCAGTGACGTGAACCGCGTGCACGAGGAGCGTCCGCTCGTCCAGAACCCCCAGTTGATCCAGGTAGGCCACGGGCGTCGCTCCGGGCGGCCGCCACGTTTCCACCCACCGGCCCAGGCGCTGGAGCACCTCGCGGCAGAACCCTGTACCGTCTCGGACGAATTCGACTTCCTCAGGATGCTCGGCCACATGGATCGAAAAGGGACGACCGAGCCTGCGGCACCAAGCCTTGGCCGAAACGATCAGTTCCGGGGAAACTGCGTAGGGAGAATGCGCCGCCAGGGAAATCGGCTCCATCCCCGGACCCTCCTCATCGCCAATGCCCAAAGCGTCAAGGACCGGCACATCTTCCAGGCGCCATCGGTCGAATCCCAGCACCTCGACGAAAAGCCGCCGATGCGGAACACCGCAACCCCGCCTGCCGCACCTCCAACTCAAAGCAGGGTCGTTGGTCATGTCGGCGAAAACGGCGGTACCGGTCCCGTGCATTTCAGCAACGCTCGCTTCGGCCGCCCGCCGGTGTTCTTCCGGGGAAAACGTCCCGCGAACCGCAAGGATCTCTTCCAGCCAGGCGCGAAAACCTTCCAGAGGGAACACCAGGTCTCCCCGAAGAACACTCCAGTCCAGGTGGGTGTGGGCGTTCACCAGCCCAGCGACCAACGCGGCATCCCCATGATCACGCACGCCTCCGCGGGCGGGAAGGAAGGCTCGAACATCCTTGAAGGTCCCCGCCGCCCGGATGGTTTCCCCTTCCACCAGGACCGCTCCGTCCTCCACGGGAAAACCGCGCCCGGTGAGCAGCCAGCGGGCGCGGTGGAGCACC
This is a stretch of genomic DNA from Desulfoglaeba alkanexedens ALDC. It encodes these proteins:
- a CDS encoding amidohydrolase family protein; translated protein: MRRPAPAVLHRARWLLTGRGFPVEDGAVLVEGETIRAAGTFKDVRAFLPARGGVRDHGDAALVAGLVNAHTHLDWSVLRGDLVFPLEGFRAWLEEILAVRGTFSPEEHRRAAEASVAEMHGTGTAVFADMTNDPALSWRCGRRGCGVPHRRLFVEVLGFDRWRLEDVPVLDALGIGDEEGPGMEPISLAAHSPYAVSPELIVSAKAWCRRLGRPFSIHVAEHPEEVEFVRDGTGFCREVLQRLGRWVETWRPPGATPVAYLDQLGVLDERTLLVHAVHVTAEDTERIRRRGAAVCFCPRSNHHMGVGRPNIARFIEAGVPTALGTDSLASNTDLNLFREAAFVLDHWPEMDPAVVLQMATVGGAGVLGVQASRGSLESGKRAEFTAIPLPPAISPREVVEAVIREGQEGRCQWIVGSAEGCGSEGSAS
- a CDS encoding menaquinone biosynthetic enzyme MqnA/MqnD family protein yields the protein MRLGRIGFLNVLPIYYPLEAGFVRHAFDLVSGPPAALNRLMAEGSLDLSVVSSVEVARHPERYLVLPDLSISCRGPVQSVLLLSRRPVEALEGAAVHVTNQSGTSIRLLKVLFRRLLGFREVHLKTVALSQALQNGERPEAFLAIGDEALMWAHRTDYPHTWDLGSVWTQWTGRPFVFALWVAQRRLFEHTPTVLEEAAACLRRAKAWGLDHLELVCQAAKNQEILDFDELRSYYGHLHYDFGPDEREGLRHFFEHLAELGEIPAVPEIELSRPLCREA